Proteins encoded within one genomic window of Aerococcus viridans:
- a CDS encoding mechanosensitive ion channel: protein MDLAGLWASLAASIPAIIGGILLILIAWIVAVLVKKAVSKGLRAVGLPGRFVKWNIAETEDQAETTIDTIAQILYYIVWVLFLPGIFDTFGLASIATPIRDMTANALGFLPSIVGAIIIMIVAVVVARLVKQLVYSLVKTVNIDKYVAKFTGNKTADGQTADTIANVLSYVAYIVVFIPIAVVALETLGISSIATPIIGVLNSIAAAIPNILVAVILLGVGFAIAKVIGELVQNLLAGTGLNNLFNRETGATTKNINVSEIIGQVVAVVIGLFFTVEALNVLNLAILNTVGAAIIAYLPNVLIALIILGLGIFGGRFVGDLVNKATQSKWVGAIVKGVFVVFSVFMALDQLNFANNIVNMAFLFIIGGLSVAFALSFGLGGRDFAKKQLEKLDKKIEEESGQNNNNIDQF, encoded by the coding sequence ATGGATTTAGCAGGTTTATGGGCTAGCTTAGCTGCTAGCATACCAGCCATCATTGGTGGTATATTATTAATTCTTATTGCGTGGATCGTGGCAGTATTAGTTAAAAAGGCAGTTTCAAAAGGTTTACGAGCGGTGGGATTACCAGGTCGCTTCGTGAAATGGAATATTGCAGAGACTGAGGATCAAGCGGAAACAACGATTGATACCATCGCGCAAATTCTATACTACATTGTTTGGGTGCTATTCTTACCAGGCATCTTCGATACATTTGGTTTAGCTTCTATTGCGACACCAATTCGTGATATGACAGCAAATGCTTTAGGGTTCTTACCATCAATCGTTGGTGCAATCATTATTATGATTGTAGCGGTAGTGGTAGCGCGTTTAGTGAAACAATTGGTTTACTCACTAGTAAAAACAGTTAACATCGATAAGTATGTGGCTAAATTTACCGGTAACAAAACAGCAGACGGACAAACAGCAGATACAATTGCTAACGTACTTTCTTATGTAGCTTACATTGTTGTTTTCATTCCAATTGCAGTTGTAGCTCTTGAAACATTAGGTATTTCTTCAATTGCGACACCAATCATCGGTGTGTTAAATAGTATTGCTGCTGCAATTCCAAATATCTTAGTAGCAGTAATCTTATTAGGTGTTGGATTTGCGATTGCTAAAGTCATTGGTGAGTTAGTACAAAACTTACTTGCGGGCACTGGTTTAAACAACTTATTCAACCGTGAAACTGGTGCAACAACTAAAAACATCAATGTTTCAGAAATCATTGGTCAAGTAGTTGCTGTAGTCATTGGTTTATTCTTTACCGTTGAAGCCTTAAATGTATTAAACTTAGCGATCTTAAACACTGTTGGTGCAGCAATCATTGCTTACCTACCGAACGTATTAATTGCCTTAATTATCTTAGGGCTTGGTATCTTTGGTGGCCGTTTCGTTGGCGACTTAGTGAATAAAGCAACTCAAAGCAAATGGGTTGGTGCAATCGTTAAAGGCGTGTTCGTAGTCTTCTCAGTATTTATGGCATTAGATCAATTGAACTTTGCTAACAATATTGTGAACATGGCCTTCCTATTCATCATTGGTGGTTTATCAGTTGCCTTTGCCTTATCATTTGGTTTAGGTGGACGCGACTTCGCGAAAAAACAACTAGAAAAATTAGACAAGAAAATTGAAGAAGAATCTGGTCAAAACAACAACAATATTGACCAATTCTAA
- a CDS encoding amidohydrolase family protein: protein MENLINVANGKAIADIVLKNGYVINVFTEEIIQTDVAIVGNRIAALGKYEGKQTIDCTGKYIAPGFIDAHMHIESAMVTPLEFSKYALAKGTTTVFADPHELVNVLGQKGLDFMLTSIEETPMTTHIMMPSCVPATDIDTNGAGEILAADMAPYLENKQVFGLAEMMRFDDVVKADGKILDKLTLFKNQIVDGHAPGLTWKPLQAYRAAGIDTEHEAENYEEAIEKLRAGFKLLIREGSAARNLEAILKGFVEHDIALDHCMFCTDDKHLEDIEKEGHIDFCVRKAIALGVPAATAYKMASYNAARAYNLHDLGAVGAGYLADLLIIDDLDQVSVELVIKNG, encoded by the coding sequence ATGGAAAATCTAATTAACGTCGCAAACGGCAAGGCAATAGCTGACATTGTCTTAAAAAATGGCTATGTGATTAATGTATTTACAGAAGAAATCATCCAAACTGATGTGGCCATTGTGGGCAACCGGATTGCGGCTTTAGGCAAGTACGAAGGTAAGCAAACCATTGATTGTACAGGCAAATACATTGCACCAGGCTTTATCGACGCCCACATGCATATCGAATCTGCCATGGTGACGCCCTTAGAATTTTCAAAATACGCCCTAGCAAAAGGGACGACAACTGTTTTTGCCGATCCACACGAATTGGTCAATGTCCTTGGGCAAAAAGGCTTGGACTTTATGCTGACCAGTATTGAAGAAACACCCATGACTACTCATATCATGATGCCTTCGTGTGTGCCTGCAACAGATATCGACACCAATGGGGCTGGCGAAATTTTAGCAGCTGACATGGCGCCCTACCTTGAAAACAAGCAAGTCTTTGGTCTAGCTGAAATGATGCGGTTTGATGATGTGGTTAAGGCTGACGGGAAAATACTGGATAAATTGACACTTTTTAAAAACCAAATTGTAGATGGTCATGCCCCTGGTTTAACGTGGAAACCCTTACAAGCATACCGGGCTGCCGGTATTGATACTGAACACGAGGCGGAGAATTACGAGGAAGCGATTGAAAAATTACGGGCTGGCTTTAAATTGTTGATCCGTGAAGGCAGTGCCGCTAGAAACCTTGAGGCAATCCTTAAAGGCTTTGTTGAACATGATATCGCCCTAGACCATTGCATGTTCTGTACGGATGATAAACATCTTGAAGATATTGAAAAAGAAGGCCATATCGACTTTTGCGTCCGTAAGGCGATCGCACTGGGCGTTCCTGCTGCCACAGCTTACAAAATGGCTTCATATAATGCCGCTCGCGCCTATAACTTACATGATTTAGGAGCAGTTGGGGCTGGCTATCTAGCGGATTTACTCATTATCGATGACCTTGACCAAGTATCAGTTGAACTTGTCATCAAAAACGGGTAA
- a CDS encoding adenine deaminase C-terminal domain-containing protein, translating to MTRGSEEILPSVDGKFEANRDFNKACVIERHGHSGGIGVSAIKGYNIENGAIATSVSHDAHNITAVGDNDADILLAVKELDRIQGGYVIASKGEIVAALPLELAGIISIQSGKTVQAQLNKMVAHARALGVPESIDPFMTLSFIALTVIPELRLTDNGLYDVNLGQFV from the coding sequence TTGACAAGAGGGTCTGAAGAGATATTACCTAGTGTAGATGGCAAATTTGAAGCCAATAGAGACTTCAATAAGGCTTGTGTGATTGAACGTCACGGTCATTCGGGTGGTATCGGTGTGAGCGCGATTAAGGGCTATAATATTGAAAATGGCGCGATTGCGACTAGTGTGTCCCATGATGCGCATAATATTACGGCTGTGGGCGATAACGACGCTGATATACTACTGGCTGTGAAAGAATTGGACCGTATTCAAGGGGGCTACGTGATTGCTTCTAAAGGGGAAATTGTTGCAGCCCTACCACTAGAATTGGCTGGTATTATCAGTATCCAGTCAGGCAAAACGGTACAAGCGCAATTAAATAAGATGGTGGCACATGCTAGAGCACTTGGTGTACCTGAATCTATCGATCCGTTTATGACCCTATCTTTCATTGCCTTAACGGTCATTCCAGAATTACGGCTAACAGATAATGGTCTATATGATGTGAATCTGGGGCAATTTGTATAA
- the jag gene encoding RNA-binding cell elongation regulator Jag/EloR, whose protein sequence is MKTERFEATSVDAAIAKGLQQLRLAREDVEVQVIQEAKKGFLGLGAKDAIVAIHYTEREVSEIDATTDDLFSFSDLGQENTSAVAPFEDLDGQPSENADTKINSVTDETEEEVVESTNFEEELEVQDAESESEQEVEESLAYDEVTTEKSEPSINEETPTDQVNIAEVAIESEEVPVEATETPGQTGENLELVDEDFKDVEYVAEYLIDVLASYLVDANIEVEDRGRTIIYNIQTEKKGLVIGKHGKIINSLEILAQVMTHQYVRPHVKVIVNVGNYRERRQETLARLARKTADQVANSKQPVFLDPLPAAERKIIHAQLARYSYIATHSEGKEPHRYLVVSYKD, encoded by the coding sequence TTGAAAACTGAAAGATTTGAAGCGACTTCAGTCGATGCTGCTATTGCCAAAGGCTTGCAACAACTTCGGTTGGCGCGAGAAGATGTTGAAGTTCAAGTAATTCAAGAAGCCAAAAAAGGATTTCTCGGTTTAGGGGCAAAGGATGCGATTGTAGCCATCCATTACACTGAACGAGAAGTGTCCGAAATTGATGCCACAACAGATGATTTATTTTCCTTCTCTGATTTAGGTCAAGAAAACACATCAGCAGTGGCGCCATTTGAAGATTTAGATGGTCAACCATCTGAAAATGCAGATACAAAAATCAATTCAGTAACAGATGAAACTGAAGAAGAAGTTGTTGAATCAACAAATTTTGAGGAAGAGCTAGAGGTTCAAGACGCTGAGTCTGAATCGGAGCAAGAAGTTGAAGAATCACTTGCCTATGATGAAGTGACTACTGAAAAGTCTGAACCATCGATTAATGAGGAAACGCCTACTGATCAAGTAAATATTGCTGAAGTAGCAATTGAATCAGAAGAAGTACCAGTTGAAGCAACTGAAACGCCTGGTCAAACAGGCGAAAACTTAGAATTGGTAGATGAAGACTTCAAAGATGTGGAATATGTTGCTGAATACCTGATTGACGTGTTGGCATCCTACCTAGTAGACGCCAATATTGAAGTTGAGGACCGTGGTCGTACTATTATTTACAATATCCAAACTGAGAAAAAAGGGTTGGTTATTGGTAAACACGGTAAGATCATTAATTCATTAGAAATACTTGCCCAAGTGATGACCCACCAATATGTGCGCCCACATGTCAAAGTGATTGTAAATGTTGGCAATTATCGGGAAAGACGTCAAGAAACCTTAGCGAGATTAGCACGTAAAACAGCGGACCAAGTAGCCAATTCAAAACAACCTGTTTTCTTGGACCCACTACCTGCTGCGGAACGTAAAATTATCCACGCGCAATTGGCTAGATATTCATATATTGCGACCCATTCTGAAGGGAAAGAACCGCATAGATATCTAGTTGTATCTTACAAAGACTAA
- the yidC gene encoding membrane protein insertase YidC, producing the protein MRSKKMWKILAITMMAVIFLAACGTSPIDENSTGLWDRYIVYNFSRIIVWLSDIFGNYGVGIIAFTLIIRIILIPLTKYQTQSTEKMQMMQPELKALQEKYASKDPETQQKLQEETAKLNEKYDYSMWSGCLPMLIQLPILMALYQSISRTEILSQGHFLWLELGVPDQLFVIPIIAAILTWYNTRLTTIGTPNSNPSMAMMQWTMPVMILFMGVTLPSAISLYWVASTGFTILQTLVMNNPFKKRDAREDQIRKEKELERRLEKAKRNPNGKKK; encoded by the coding sequence ATTCGAAGTAAAAAAATGTGGAAGATTTTAGCAATCACCATGATGGCTGTTATCTTTCTAGCGGCTTGTGGGACAAGTCCAATCGATGAGAATTCGACAGGTTTGTGGGACCGTTACATCGTCTATAACTTTTCACGTATTATTGTGTGGTTATCAGATATCTTTGGTAACTATGGTGTAGGGATTATTGCCTTTACCTTGATCATTCGTATCATCTTGATTCCATTAACCAAGTACCAAACACAAAGTACTGAAAAAATGCAAATGATGCAGCCTGAGCTAAAAGCCTTGCAAGAAAAATATGCATCTAAGGATCCAGAGACTCAGCAAAAATTACAAGAAGAAACAGCCAAGTTAAATGAAAAATATGACTATAGCATGTGGTCCGGTTGTTTACCAATGTTAATTCAATTGCCAATCTTGATGGCCTTATATCAATCTATTTCCAGAACAGAAATTCTAAGCCAAGGTCACTTCTTATGGTTAGAATTAGGAGTTCCTGACCAACTATTTGTAATCCCAATTATTGCAGCTATTCTAACATGGTATAACACACGTTTGACAACGATTGGTACACCAAATAGCAATCCATCAATGGCGATGATGCAATGGACAATGCCAGTAATGATTTTATTCATGGGTGTAACCTTACCATCAGCAATATCCCTTTACTGGGTGGCGTCCACTGGATTTACAATTCTTCAAACATTAGTGATGAATAATCCTTTTAAGAAGCGTGATGCACGCGAAGATCAAATTCGTAAAGAGAAAGAGCTAGAACGACGTTTAGAAAAAGCAAAACGTAATCCTAATGGTAAGAAGAAATAA